The Candidatus Palauibacter soopunensis region CACGGACGACGGCCTTCCGGTGGGCCTCGAGTTCCTGGGCCGTCCGTTCACGGAGGCGATGCTCCTCGGCTTCGGCTACGCCTACGAGCAGGCGACAAATCACCGCCGCCCACCCCCCACCGCCCCACCCCTCGGACGTTGACTCGACCGACATGCACCATCATATTGTGCATGTGTCACAGTCATGCACACCCAAGAGAGGTCAATGTCGAGGATTCACTTCGTCGTCAAGAAAAGCGCCAGGCTCCGCTACCAGGCCCAGGCCGACCGCGAGGGGAAATCGCTCGCGCAGTGGCTGCGTGAAGCGGCCGACGAGAAACTGGAGGCCGCGCGTCCACGCCTGTTCACCGTAGAGGAACTCAAGGCGTTCGCCGCCAAGTGCGACGCGATGCATCCCCCCGGCGCCAGGGAGCCGAGCTGGGGAGGAAACCAAGCGGATGCTCGTCGAGACTCGGTTCCCGGATCCCGGCGTATGATCTTCGTCGACGCCAACGTTTTAATCTACTTGTCTGAAATCCGACAATCGGCGTGAGGCCGGGGGAAGAAAACGATCGTGTCCCGCATTCACTTCGTCGTCAAAGAGGCGGAAAAGGTCCGCTACCAGGCGCAGGCCAGTCGAGAGGGGAAGTCTCTCGGGCAGTGGTTGCGCGAAGCCGCTGACGAGAGGCTGGCCGCGGCCCGTCCGCGCAAGTTCACTCTGGAGGAACTTCGCGAGTTCAACGCCGCGTGCGATGCGCGGCGGTCCGACGCTCCTGAACCCGACTGGCCCGAAGTGAAGCGAGTGATCTCGGAGTCCAGACTGTCCGGGATCGAGACCACGTGATCTTCGTCGACACGAACGTCTTCATATACCACGTCGGCCGTCAGCACCCGCTGCGTCGGGAGGCGCGCGAGTTCATCGCTAGATCATTGGCACGCGATGACCATCTCGTCACATCCGCGGAAGTGCTCCAGGAACTGCTCAACTTCTACTTGAAGGGCCACCGACTGTCCGCCCTCGACGACGCTTTCACGCTCGCGGAAGCCTGCATTGACGAAGTGTGGGCCGTGGAAGAGGCGGACGTCCTGACCGCTCGGAATCTCGCGAACAACCATCCCGGGCTGGAGGCGCGAGACCTCGTTCATCTTGCCTCCTGCATCCGGCGGGAGCCCGACGACCTCATGACGTTCGACCGGGCGCTGGCCGCGGCTTGGCGGTCGCGGTCGCCCGGAAGGAACTGACGCGATCTCGCGGCGGGGCGCCTCCGCGTCGCCCTCCCCCTCATTCCGCAGCGTCCGCCGTGTCCGTTCGTCGCTCGCCGTGCCCTGTCTGCCCCGTGTCTACCGAGATAGCGTATCCGGCGGAATCTTCGCAGAAACCCCGGCACGGGCTGCCTGCCCGTGGCAAGAAGGAGAGCAGCGAGATGACGGATTCGTCGAGACGGCGTGCGTCGCGCGCGCGGCTGGTGGTCGGTTTGGGCGTCCTGATGGGGCTTCCCGGAGCCTCACCCGCCTGGGCGCCGGAGGTTCGGGCCCAGGAGGTCGATCAGTCGCTCGTGGCGGAGGTCGTGGCCGGCCTGCCCCTGCGCGAGATCGGCCCCGCGCTCATGGGCGGCAGGATCGCGGACATCGCCGTGCACCCGCACCGGAGCAGCACGTGGTACATCGCGGTCGGCTCCGGCGGCGTGTGGAAGACGACGAACGCGGGCGTGACGTGGGACGCGATCTTCGAGGACGAGTCCGTGTACTCGATCGGCGATGTCGCGATCGATCCCGACAACCCGGACGTAATCTGGGTGGGGACGGGGGAGAACGTGAGCGGGCGCCACGTCGGCTGGGGGGACGGCGTCTACCGCAGCCGCAACGGCGGGGAGACGTGGGAGAACGTCGGCCTCGGGGATTCGGAGCACATCGGCAAGATCCTCATCGACCCGCGCGACAGCGATGTGATCCTGGTGGCGGCCGAGGGGTCGCTCTGGGCACCGGGCGGCGACCGGGGCGTGTACAAGTCCACCGACGGCGGCGACTCGTGGCGGCTCGTGCTGGAGATCGACGAGAACACCGGCGTCACCGACATCGAGTTCGCCCCCGGCAACCCGGACATGGTCTACGCGGCGGCGTACGAACGGCGGCGCAAGATCTGGGGACACCTCGCCGGCGGACCCAACTCGGGCATCTACAAGTCGACCGACGGCGGCGAGAACTGGCGCCGGATCACGGCCGGACTCCCGAGCGGCGATGTCGGAAAGATCGGACTCGCCGTCACGCCCGCGAACCCCGAGGTCGTGTACGCGACCATGGAGGCGAACGACGAGGAGCGCGGCTTCTACCGGTCCCTCGACAAGGGGGAGAGCTGGGAGCGGCGGAACTCCTACATCTCCGGCGGCACCGGGCCCCACTACTACCAGGAGATCGAGGCCTCGCCGCACGACGCGGACGTCGTGTACCAGATGGACGTGTTCATCCAGGTCACGCGGGACGGGGGCGCGACCTTCGGCAACCTCGAGACGGGGCGGGAGAAGCACAGCGACAACCACGCGCTGTGGATCGACCCGGAGGACGGGCAGCACCTGATCGTCGGCACGGACGCCGGGCTGTACGAGAGCTTCGACGACGGGCGCACGTTCCGGCACTTCCCGAACATGCCCATCTCGCAGTTCTACAAGCTGACGCTCGACAACGCGGAACCGTTCTACAACGTGCTCGGCGGCGCGCAGGACCTCGGCACCCTGTGGGGTCCCGCCCGCACCACGAACATCGAGGGCGTGCGGAACCGGGACTGGTACGTGCCCATGGGGGCCGACGGGTACGCGGTCCAGATCGACCCGAGGGATCCGGACATCCTCTACCTGCAGACGCAGCAGGGGAACCTCTACCGCTACGACCGGGGCAGCGAGGAGGCGCTCGACATCCAGGCGCAGCCCGCGCCCGGCGACCCGCCCGAACGCTGGAACTGGGACGCGCCGGTCCTCATCAGCCCGCATGACCCCGACCGGATCTACCACGGCTCGCAGCGCGTCTGGGCGAGCGACGACCGGGGCAACTCCTGGACGGCGATCAGCGGCGATCTGACGACGGACGTAAACCGCTACGAACTGGAATTCATGGGCCGCGTATGGAGCGTGGACGACCTCATCGACAACGGCGCCATGTCCAAGTACGCGACCCTCACCGGGATCTCCGAGTCGCCGGTGACGGCGGGCGTGATCTACACGGGGAGCGACGACGGACTCATCCACGCGACGGAGGACGGCGGCGCGAACTGGCGGCTCGCGGGCGCCCTCCCCGGCGTGCCCGAGCGGGCGTTCATCAATGACGTGGAGGCGTCGCAGTTCGACGCGGCGACGGTCTTCGCCGTGGCGGACAACCACAAGGAGGGCGACTTCCGGCCGCTCGTGTTCGAGAGCAACGACGGGGGCCGCACGTGGCGCTCGATTTCCGGCGATCTGCCGAACGGGACGATCCTGTGGGCGATCGAACAGGACCACCTGAACCCGAACCTCCTCTTCCTCGGGGCGGAGTTCGGGATGTACGCGAGCGTGAACGGGGGCGAGAACTGGCACATGCTCCCCGGGCCGACGATCCCGCACCGCGATCTGGAGGTCCAGCGGCGCGACAACGACGTGGTCGGGTCGACGTTCGGCCGCGGCTTCTACGTGCTGGACGACTATACGCCGCTGCGCGAGCTGGCCGGCGGGGAGAACACCGCGATGGCCGCTGCGGACGGCGGAGCGCTGTTCCCGGTTCGCGACGCCTGGTGGTACGTCCCCTCGGTCCCCATGCAGGCGCGCGGCAAGCCGACGCTGGGGTCGGACGACTACACGGCTCCGAACCCGGACTTCGGCGCCGTGATCTCCTACTACTTGCCGGAGACACCGACGACGATGGCGGAGGCGCGCCGCGCGGCCGAAGCGGAAGTGCGAGCGGCCGGGGGAGACGTGACGTTCCCCGGCTACGACGCGCTGAACGAGGAGACGACCGAGAGCGGCCCGCGGGCGCTGGTTGCGATCGCCGACGCGGACGGCCGGACCGTGCGCTGGGTCGCCGGCCCCGCGAGCAAGGGACTCCACCGCGTGAGCTGGGATCTGCGGGCCCCGGCGCCCGATCCGATCGACCTCACGGTCCCCGGCTTCACGCCGCCGTGGGCGGGACCGCCCCAGGGGCCCCTCGTCGCCCCGGGCGAATACTCCGCGCAACTCGTCGTCGTCACGGCCGAAGGCGCGCGGGAGGTCGGCCAGGCGCAGACTTTCGGAGTGAAGGCGGTGCCCACGGCCGATCCGGGCACGGACTTCGGGGCCGTCGTCGCCTTCCAGAACGAAGCGTCGGAGCTGAGGCGCCGCATCGCATCGGCGGGCGAGGAAGTCGGCCGCGCCCGCGACCGGCTGCGTCACATGCGGGCCGCCCTCCTCGAGGCGCCGGACGCCCCGCTGGACCTGTTCGGGGACCTCGATGCGCTAGGCGCCCGCCTTCAGGAGTTCTCGATCCGTCTCTTCGGCGACCCGGCCCGGCAGCGCCTCAACGAGCCCACCGTACCCTCGATCTCGAACCGCGTGGGACGCGTAATCGGCGGCCACTGGGACACGCGCCAGACGCCGACGGCCACCCACCGCCGCAACCTGGAGATCGCCGAGACGGACTTCGGCGCGTGGCTGTCGGATTTCCGGAACTTCATGGACGGTGCCTTCGCCAACGCCGAAAGCGCCCTGGAAGCGGCCGGAGCCCCCTGGACCCCCGGCCGCCGCCTCCCCGGCAGCTAGCCCAACGTCGCCGGGGCCTCGCCGTCGGCCGTCAGTGGCCGATGGCGAGGCCGTCCTTGCGGGGGTCCGACGCGCCGGCCCAGCCGCGGTCCAGCTTCATGACGAGCTGACCGCCGCCGAACGAGGCGCTCTCCCAGTCCACGAGCTCGTGGCCGAACGCGCTCATGCCGGCTTCGAGTCCGTCCGTCAGCCGCTCGACCGCGACCCGGAGCCCGCCCATGTGGCGGAAGCGGGCCGCGTCGATCGCCTGCTGCGGGTCCATCCCGAACTCGATCATGTTGAGGACGACCTGGGTGTGCCCTTGCGGCTGCATCGACCCGCCCATGACGCCGAACGCCATCAGCGGCTCTCCGTCCCGCGTCACGAACCCGGGGATGAGCGTGTGGAAGGGCCGCTTGCCCGGTGCGACCTGGTTCGGGTGCCCGTCCTCGAGCGTGAAGCCGGCGCCCCGGTTCTGCAGCACGAAGCCCGTCCCCGGGACCACGACGCCCGAGCCGAACGAGCCGTAGATGGAGTGGATGAAGGAGACCATGTTCCCGTACCGGTCGGCGACCGACAGGTAGATCGTCTCCGTGGCGGTCGCGAACTCGCCGGGCTCGACCCGCTCGGCGGCCACCGCCGGGTTGATGAGCGCCCGCCGCGACGCGAGGTAGTCGGGGTCGAGGAGTTGCTTCGGGTCGATCTCCATGTGGTCGGCGTCGCCGACGTGCCGGGCCAGGTCCGCGAACGCCACCTTCTTGGCCTCGATCAGGTGATGGAGGTACTCCGGCGAGTTATGCCCCATCCCCGCCAGGTCGAACGGCTCGAGCATCCCCAGCATCTGCAGGGCGGCAACGCCCTGGCCCGCGGGCGGCAACTCCCAGATCGTCCACCCCTTGTAGTCCATGGACAGCGGCTCGACCCAGCGCACCTCCATCGCCGCCATGTCCTCCGGCGTGAGGTAGCCACCGAGTTCCGCGAGTCCCTCCGCCACCCGCGTGCCCAGCTCGCCTCCGTACATGGCGGAAGGGCCTTCCGCCGCGATCGTGCGCAGGGTGCGAGCGAAGTCCGGGTTCCGGAACCACTC contains the following coding sequences:
- a CDS encoding type II toxin-antitoxin system VapC family toxin, with the protein product MIFVDTNVFIYHVGRQHPLRREAREFIARSLARDDHLVTSAEVLQELLNFYLKGHRLSALDDAFTLAEACIDEVWAVEEADVLTARNLANNHPGLEARDLVHLASCIRREPDDLMTFDRALAAAWRSRSPGRN
- the ggt gene encoding gamma-glutamyltransferase, producing MRDVATTLVLAVLPVTAAACGTADAESLRNSSSQEAAMNAPGSMAGRSTVYAPNGMVATSQPMASSVALGVLRDGGNAFDAAIAASSVLSLVEPHMTGLGGDLFALFWSAEEGRLVGLDATGRAGTHMTPERIRADGYDRVPGSGPGAVTVPGAIAGWGALNEKYGSRPIAELVAPAIALAEEGFPVTPIIAGQWQGQLRKLQADPGAAATYLIDGERAPEAGEWFRNPDFARTLRTIAAEGPSAMYGGELGTRVAEGLAELGGYLTPEDMAAMEVRWVEPLSMDYKGWTIWELPPAGQGVAALQMLGMLEPFDLAGMGHNSPEYLHHLIEAKKVAFADLARHVGDADHMEIDPKQLLDPDYLASRRALINPAVAAERVEPGEFATATETIYLSVADRYGNMVSFIHSIYGSFGSGVVVPGTGFVLQNRGAGFTLEDGHPNQVAPGKRPFHTLIPGFVTRDGEPLMAFGVMGGSMQPQGHTQVVLNMIEFGMDPQQAIDAARFRHMGGLRVAVERLTDGLEAGMSAFGHELVDWESASFGGGQLVMKLDRGWAGASDPRKDGLAIGH